In Iodobacter fluviatilis, one DNA window encodes the following:
- a CDS encoding glutaredoxin family protein: MLRLITLLIIAGVLQFTWKHYSNNKSNTEYSTNQMSQLASAVKPGEVTMYSTTECAYCSEAKSWLNQNGFAFTECNMTIDQRCQQEFNAYGAVGTPFLIVRGHQMKDGFDSDEFLQALSS, from the coding sequence ATGCTGCGGTTAATTACACTTTTAATTATTGCCGGTGTGCTGCAATTTACCTGGAAACATTATTCAAATAATAAAAGTAATACCGAATACAGCACAAACCAGATGAGCCAATTAGCATCCGCCGTAAAACCCGGCGAAGTCACCATGTATTCCACCACAGAATGTGCTTATTGCAGCGAGGCTAAATCATGGTTAAATCAGAATGGTTTTGCCTTCACCGAATGTAATATGACAATTGATCAGCGCTGCCAGCAGGAATTTAACGCCTATGGCGCAGTGGGTACCCCTTTTCTGATTGTACGCGGCCATCAGATGAAGGATGGCTTTGACAGCGATGAATTCTTACAAGCCTTAAGCAGTTAA
- a CDS encoding GNAT family N-acetyltransferase: MNPILLDFPDEITTKRLIIRCPRSGDGLAMHEAKTESIQQLRQFPASLPWAMHEPTADDAEIFCRQSHADFMSRSNLNMLVFLKETGQFVGASGLHRIDWEIPKFEIGYWCRTSLHGHGLITEAVSALSQFAFEHLKAKRLEIIADDLNTASWRVAEKAGFELEGILKNERSDPDGTLRNTRIYARTA, from the coding sequence ATGAACCCAATCCTTCTAGATTTTCCTGATGAAATCACCACTAAACGGCTGATTATCCGCTGCCCACGCTCTGGCGATGGCCTAGCCATGCACGAAGCCAAAACAGAATCGATCCAGCAACTACGCCAGTTCCCCGCCTCGCTGCCATGGGCCATGCACGAGCCAACAGCAGACGATGCAGAAATTTTTTGCCGCCAGAGCCATGCCGATTTTATGAGCCGCAGCAATTTAAATATGCTGGTGTTTTTAAAAGAAACCGGGCAATTTGTGGGCGCTTCAGGATTGCACCGAATAGATTGGGAGATTCCCAAATTTGAAATAGGCTATTGGTGCCGCACTTCATTACACGGACACGGCCTGATCACCGAAGCCGTCAGCGCTCTTAGCCAGTTTGCTTTTGAACACTTAAAAGCCAAACGTTTAGAGATTATTGCAGATGATTTAAATACCGCCAGCTGGCGGGTTGCTGAAAAAGCTGGGTTTGAGCTTGAAGGCATCCTGAAAAATGAAAGATCAGATCCCGATGGCACGCTGCGTAATACGCGGATTTATGCCAGAACGGCATAA
- a CDS encoding peptidylprolyl isomerase, translating to MLSKWTPLALGLLLLAANSFAAGKQQGITSAQVLEKSPASDWRPLDPDNTLIMDLAAGQVIIELAPRFAPRHVANIRKMAHEGYFDQLAIIRVQDNYVSQWGDPNSESSPKSLGSAEKKLPAEFDIPLKNLPLTRLKETDPFAPVTGWVNGMPAAANPKTGRAWLTHCYGMVGAGRDMAADSSNGSELYTVIGQAPRGLDLNITLVGRVLQGMQWLSGLPRGTGAMGFYEKPEQRTTINRVRLLSDLPDSERPKLEILRTDSKSWQNLLQARRIRAEQWFINSPGHVDLCSASVPIRAIQ from the coding sequence ATGTTGAGCAAATGGACACCACTTGCCCTTGGCCTACTTTTACTGGCCGCCAACAGCTTTGCCGCCGGTAAACAGCAGGGTATCACCAGTGCTCAGGTTTTAGAAAAATCCCCCGCAAGCGACTGGCGGCCACTGGATCCGGACAACACTCTGATCATGGATTTAGCTGCAGGCCAAGTCATCATCGAGCTGGCCCCCCGCTTTGCCCCGCGCCACGTTGCCAATATCCGCAAAATGGCCCATGAAGGATATTTTGACCAGCTGGCGATTATTCGTGTGCAAGATAATTATGTCAGCCAATGGGGCGATCCAAACAGCGAAAGCAGCCCCAAATCTTTAGGCAGTGCAGAAAAAAAACTCCCGGCCGAATTTGATATTCCCCTCAAAAATCTACCTCTGACCCGCCTTAAAGAAACCGATCCCTTTGCCCCGGTAACAGGCTGGGTAAACGGCATGCCTGCAGCGGCTAATCCCAAAACAGGCCGCGCTTGGCTCACACATTGCTATGGAATGGTGGGTGCGGGGCGCGATATGGCCGCCGACAGCAGCAACGGCAGCGAGCTGTACACCGTTATTGGCCAGGCACCACGTGGCCTGGATTTAAACATCACCCTTGTTGGCCGGGTACTGCAAGGTATGCAATGGCTGAGCGGCCTGCCGCGTGGCACTGGGGCGATGGGCTTTTATGAAAAACCAGAACAAAGAACCACGATCAACCGAGTGCGGCTGCTAAGCGATCTGCCTGACAGCGAGCGCCCCAAGCTGGAAATACTACGTACCGACAGCAAAAGCTGGCAAAACCTGCTGCAAGCCCGCCGTATCAGGGCTGAGCAATGGTTTATCAACAGCCCCGGCCATGTCGATTTATGCAGTGCCAGCGTCCCCATCCGAGCAATCCAATAA
- the dbpA gene encoding ATP-dependent RNA helicase DbpA: MNTASFSNLPLSPAMLQNLDSLGYVEMTEIQAQSLPLILARRDLIAQAKTGSGKTAAFGIGMLHKLNPSYFAIQGLVICPTRELADQVAKELRRLARFTENIKILTLCGGTPMGPQIASLVHGAHIIVGTPGRLRDHLGRASIDLSTVQTLVLDEADRMVDMGFYDEIAGIVSACPTRRQTLLFSATYPDNIRKDSAKFLKLPAEVKVEAQHADSQIEQRFYSVAHEERNAAVAQLLNHYKPVQTLAFCNTKIHCRELAAELRDQGFSALALYGELEQRERDEILVQFANQSCSILVATDVAARGLDIQSLGAVINVDVSKDTEVHIHRVGRTGRGHDKGLALSLAAPNEKKWVTLIEEYQGGPVRWFDLEKLEPAEGGPLRPPMVTLCIMGGKKDKLRPGDLLGALTGDAGLTKEQVGKINVFEFLTYVAIDRRVASKAFNSLSQGNIKGRSFKMRFLGE, encoded by the coding sequence GTGAACACTGCATCTTTTTCCAATCTACCCCTCTCGCCGGCCATGCTGCAAAACTTGGATAGCTTGGGTTACGTCGAAATGACGGAAATTCAGGCGCAAAGCCTGCCGCTGATTCTGGCGCGGCGCGATCTCATTGCCCAGGCAAAAACCGGCAGCGGCAAGACCGCAGCCTTCGGGATTGGCATGCTGCATAAGCTCAACCCCAGCTATTTTGCGATTCAGGGCTTGGTGATTTGCCCAACGCGCGAGCTGGCCGATCAGGTGGCTAAAGAGCTGCGCCGTCTGGCCCGCTTTACTGAAAATATCAAAATTTTAACGCTGTGCGGCGGCACGCCAATGGGGCCGCAAATCGCATCTTTAGTACATGGCGCACATATTATTGTGGGCACGCCTGGCCGCCTGCGCGATCACCTTGGCCGCGCTTCAATTGATTTATCGACGGTACAAACGCTGGTGCTGGATGAAGCTGACCGCATGGTCGATATGGGCTTTTACGACGAGATCGCAGGGATTGTGAGCGCCTGCCCGACCCGTCGCCAAACCCTGCTGTTTTCGGCCACCTATCCCGACAATATTCGTAAAGACAGCGCAAAGTTTCTGAAGCTGCCTGCCGAAGTGAAAGTAGAGGCGCAACATGCTGACAGCCAAATCGAACAACGATTCTATTCCGTTGCCCACGAAGAACGTAATGCCGCCGTGGCGCAGCTACTCAATCACTACAAACCGGTTCAGACACTGGCCTTCTGCAATACCAAGATCCACTGCAGAGAGCTTGCAGCAGAGCTGCGGGATCAAGGTTTTAGTGCCCTGGCGCTCTATGGTGAATTAGAGCAACGAGAACGCGACGAGATTCTGGTGCAGTTTGCTAACCAAAGTTGCTCGATTCTGGTCGCCACCGATGTAGCCGCCCGTGGTCTGGATATCCAAAGCCTAGGCGCGGTGATTAACGTCGATGTATCCAAAGACACCGAAGTGCATATCCACCGTGTTGGACGCACCGGCCGCGGCCACGACAAAGGCCTGGCGCTAAGTCTTGCCGCGCCCAATGAAAAAAAATGGGTTACGCTGATCGAAGAATACCAAGGCGGGCCGGTACGCTGGTTTGATCTGGAAAAACTGGAGCCTGCAGAGGGCGGCCCTTTGCGCCCACCAATGGTGACGCTGTGCATTATGGGCGGCAAGAAAGACAAGCTGCGTCCGGGCGATTTACTTGGCGCACTCACCGGCGACGCGGGCCTGACTAAAGAGCAGGTCGGTAAAATCAATGTGTTTGAGTTTTTAACCTATGTGGCCATCGACAGACGCGTCGCCAGCAAGGCCTTTAACAGCCTGAGCCAGGGCAATATCAAAGGCCGCAGCTTTAAGATGCGTTTTCTGGGCGAGTAA
- a CDS encoding DEAD/DEAH box helicase yields the protein MSFSALGLADDIVRAVTELGYTTPTPIQQQAIPAVLSGGDLLAGAQTGTGKTAGFTLPLLHILSSKPSASKKIRALILTPTRELAAQVEESVRDYGKYLPLKSMMMFGGVSINPQIKQLRGHVDILVATPGRLLDHISQKTVDLSGVEVLILDEADRMLDMGFIRDIKKVLALLPAKRQNLLFSATFSDEIKTLADGLLDNPALIEVARRNATAEMITQKVYFVDRERKRELLTKLIKDKNWFQVLVFTRTKHGANRLAEQLTKEGINSLAIHGNKSQAARTRALAEFKSGTLQVLCATDIAARGIDIEELPHVVNFELPNVAEDYVHRIGRTGRAGSEGEAISLVCVDEHKLLNDIERLIKRDITRESVEGFAVDPSIKAEPILNGRNGAQRKHDPRNPNSGRPPRGHNRSDRAPAAAAAGDAPRPARPPFNPDARPRFNNESRGEARSPATPRPAGEGRFNTNPRGEARTSASPRPAGEGRFNTNPRGEARTSASPRPAGDGRSNPRTGRSDSRAPQDRGYPDRAPRSDARSSAPRPAAKPRGDQQPLSNENTPVAALFAPIKRSGGRHH from the coding sequence ATGAGTTTTTCCGCCCTAGGGCTTGCGGACGATATCGTCCGCGCCGTTACTGAACTTGGCTACACCACGCCAACCCCTATTCAGCAGCAGGCTATTCCTGCTGTGTTATCCGGTGGTGATTTACTTGCTGGCGCACAAACCGGCACCGGCAAGACCGCCGGCTTTACCCTGCCACTGCTGCATATTCTGAGCAGCAAACCTTCCGCCAGCAAAAAAATCCGTGCGCTGATCCTAACCCCGACGCGTGAATTAGCCGCGCAGGTTGAAGAAAGCGTGCGCGATTATGGTAAATATCTGCCACTGAAATCCATGATGATGTTTGGTGGCGTGAGTATTAATCCGCAAATTAAACAGCTGCGTGGCCATGTGGATATTCTGGTGGCCACACCGGGGCGTTTACTCGACCATATCTCACAGAAAACCGTTGATTTAAGCGGTGTTGAAGTGCTGATTCTGGACGAAGCCGATCGTATGCTGGATATGGGCTTTATTCGTGATATCAAAAAAGTGCTGGCTTTATTGCCAGCCAAGCGTCAGAACTTACTGTTCTCCGCTACTTTTTCTGACGAAATCAAAACACTGGCCGATGGTCTCTTAGATAACCCTGCGCTGATCGAAGTGGCCCGCCGTAATGCCACCGCCGAAATGATTACGCAAAAGGTTTACTTTGTTGATCGTGAGCGTAAACGCGAACTGCTAACCAAGCTGATCAAAGATAAAAACTGGTTTCAGGTGCTGGTGTTTACCCGCACCAAGCACGGCGCAAACCGCTTGGCTGAGCAGCTGACTAAAGAAGGCATTAACTCGCTGGCCATTCACGGCAATAAAAGCCAGGCCGCCCGTACCCGTGCGCTGGCCGAGTTTAAATCCGGCACGCTGCAAGTGCTGTGCGCCACCGATATTGCGGCCCGTGGGATTGATATCGAAGAATTGCCACACGTGGTGAACTTTGAGCTGCCGAATGTCGCCGAAGATTATGTACACCGTATTGGCCGTACTGGCCGAGCTGGCTCCGAAGGCGAAGCCATTTCACTGGTTTGTGTGGATGAGCACAAGCTACTGAATGATATTGAACGCCTGATCAAACGCGATATCACCCGTGAAAGCGTAGAAGGTTTTGCGGTTGATCCAAGCATCAAAGCAGAGCCTATCTTAAATGGCCGCAATGGTGCACAGCGCAAGCACGATCCGCGCAATCCAAACAGCGGCCGTCCACCACGCGGGCATAATCGCAGCGATCGTGCCCCGGCAGCTGCTGCGGCTGGCGATGCGCCACGCCCTGCCCGTCCGCCGTTTAACCCGGATGCTCGCCCACGTTTCAATAATGAATCACGCGGAGAGGCCCGTTCACCCGCCACGCCACGCCCGGCCGGTGAAGGCCGTTTCAACACCAATCCACGCGGTGAAGCACGCACATCAGCCAGCCCGCGTCCGGCTGGCGAAGGCCGCTTTAACACCAATCCACGCGGTGAAGCACGCACATCAGCCAGCCCACGCCCGGCTGGCGACGGCCGCAGTAATCCGCGTACTGGCCGCAGTGATTCGCGTGCACCGCAAGATCGTGGCTATCCTGATCGTGCCCCTCGCAGCGATGCCCGCAGCAGCGCACCACGCCCGGCGGCCAAGCCACGTGGGGATCAACAACCACTGAGCAATGAAAACACCCCAGTTGCAGCACTATTTGCACCGATCAAACGCTCTGGCGGCCGTCATCATTAA
- a CDS encoding DUF805 domain-containing protein, producing MSSFIWPGLAMGITFRLVLTGKLLPGATFDSAAAALAQLLRLDHARAESLLASAPTVIKKTLPHSELETYLKILQKTGAEVLAEASNASVPTATLQPAADTSAAILELIEPASTMTCPKCHREQIRRNLCIECGTDMPRALAMQAEPLIPRARPLPIVIKEPEFDTPSFWGVSTAGRLGRVRYLTSSLLVLCPMFIFAIFTPSMSGDPISNGLLVPLLGLMAWTLWQTFRLMILRLHDLNKPASWIGWFMLGAALVGTMPKASGFNGANVLGSLCMVVVSCVLSFTPGDHDENDYGFPAEPPALWHSALALVVLLISLFSLPSLFVRGKSLPVYQGQALSEADIQARYQQQRKILSEHDLDLIIKNESMENNGAAVNREEVRRRVQQSLDEQAMKEARTPPEDTAGVIPNRRILSESELDELVRNISRENGTAANREEVRREAQRMMDQQARKKAGMVSG from the coding sequence ATGAGCTCTTTTATCTGGCCCGGGCTGGCAATGGGTATTACTTTTCGCTTAGTTTTAACTGGCAAATTATTGCCCGGCGCCACTTTTGATAGTGCAGCAGCCGCTCTTGCCCAGTTACTGAGGCTGGATCATGCAAGAGCTGAATCGCTTTTGGCCAGCGCACCTACGGTGATTAAAAAAACGCTGCCGCACAGCGAGCTGGAAACCTATCTGAAAATACTGCAAAAAACGGGCGCAGAGGTTTTGGCCGAAGCCAGCAATGCTTCTGTGCCTACAGCAACCTTGCAGCCTGCTGCGGATACATCTGCCGCTATTCTTGAGCTAATTGAGCCTGCCAGTACCATGACTTGCCCTAAATGCCACAGAGAGCAGATTCGGCGTAATTTATGTATTGAATGCGGCACAGATATGCCGCGGGCGCTGGCCATGCAGGCAGAGCCGCTTATTCCGCGTGCTCGCCCTTTGCCCATTGTGATTAAAGAGCCAGAGTTTGATACCCCTTCTTTTTGGGGCGTGAGCACCGCCGGGCGGCTGGGCCGGGTGCGGTATCTGACCTCCAGTTTATTAGTGCTTTGCCCGATGTTTATTTTTGCCATCTTTACGCCATCAATGAGTGGGGACCCCATAAGCAACGGTCTGCTCGTGCCGCTTTTGGGTCTGATGGCTTGGACGTTATGGCAGACTTTTAGGCTGATGATTTTGCGTTTACATGATTTAAATAAACCTGCCAGCTGGATTGGGTGGTTTATGCTGGGCGCCGCGCTTGTTGGGACAATGCCGAAGGCTTCGGGTTTCAATGGCGCCAATGTTTTGGGCTCTTTATGTATGGTTGTTGTTTCTTGTGTGCTCAGTTTTACACCGGGTGATCATGATGAAAATGATTATGGGTTTCCCGCAGAGCCGCCCGCTTTATGGCATTCAGCTTTAGCGCTGGTGGTTTTGCTGATTTCATTATTTAGCCTGCCAAGCCTGTTTGTGCGTGGAAAATCATTGCCTGTATATCAGGGCCAGGCGCTCAGCGAGGCGGATATCCAAGCTCGTTATCAACAGCAGCGCAAAATCTTGTCTGAGCATGATCTTGACCTGATTATTAAAAATGAATCCATGGAAAACAATGGTGCGGCAGTTAACCGTGAAGAAGTCAGAAGAAGGGTGCAGCAAAGCCTAGATGAGCAAGCGATGAAAGAAGCGCGCACGCCGCCCGAAGACACCGCGGGTGTTATTCCGAACCGCAGGATACTGAGCGAGAGCGAGCTGGATGAGCTGGTGCGTAATATTTCTAGGGAAAATGGCACAGCTGCAAACCGTGAAGAGGTAAGACGCGAGGCTCAGCGGATGATGGATCAGCAGGCAAGAAAAAAAGCAGGCATGGTGAGCGGCTGA
- a CDS encoding substrate-binding domain-containing protein, with the protein MNHKARRPTLQDVADKVGASKMTVSRYLREPQQVAEATAKKIAIAMEELGYIHNRVPDMLANAKSRAIGVLLPSMSNQVFSSVVRGIESVSGPAGLHALYGHYGYSMEREEQQIAQLLSFNVDGLILSETQHTDRTLRMLETAAIPVMEVMELPEHPIDLAVGLNHTAAAQEIVGLMIAKGRKRIAYLAARLDHRTRQREAGYLAALTEAGLTPILIHTDQPSSFTLGGQLLRNALQAAPDLDGVFCTNDDIAAGAMLACQAMGLSVPEQISVAGFNALDIGHALAPQLASVITPREAIGRVAAERLIGRMEGKVYPDKVLDMSYEIFLGQSV; encoded by the coding sequence ATGAATCACAAAGCACGCCGCCCCACTTTGCAGGATGTGGCGGATAAAGTGGGTGCGTCTAAAATGACGGTTAGCCGCTATTTGCGGGAGCCGCAGCAAGTGGCTGAGGCAACGGCTAAAAAAATTGCCATTGCGATGGAGGAGCTGGGCTACATCCATAACCGCGTGCCCGATATGCTGGCCAATGCCAAAAGCCGGGCGATTGGCGTCTTGCTGCCTTCGATGTCGAATCAGGTTTTCTCCAGCGTAGTGCGCGGTATTGAATCGGTCAGCGGCCCTGCGGGCTTGCATGCCCTCTATGGGCACTATGGCTATAGCATGGAGCGGGAAGAGCAGCAGATTGCACAATTGCTGTCATTTAATGTAGACGGGCTGATTTTGTCTGAAACCCAGCATACCGATCGCACCTTGCGAATGCTAGAAACCGCTGCCATCCCCGTTATGGAAGTGATGGAGTTACCAGAGCATCCGATTGATCTGGCTGTCGGGCTGAACCACACAGCGGCCGCCCAAGAAATCGTGGGCCTGATGATTGCCAAAGGAAGAAAGCGAATTGCCTATTTAGCCGCACGTTTGGATCATCGTACCCGTCAGCGGGAAGCAGGTTATTTAGCTGCGCTGACTGAGGCAGGGCTGACACCAATATTGATTCACACCGATCAGCCTTCCAGTTTTACTCTGGGAGGCCAGCTATTACGTAATGCCTTGCAAGCCGCGCCGGATCTGGACGGTGTGTTTTGCACCAATGATGATATTGCTGCCGGAGCGATGCTTGCTTGCCAAGCCATGGGGCTGAGCGTGCCAGAGCAAATCAGTGTGGCAGGCTTTAATGCGCTAGATATCGGCCATGCACTAGCGCCGCAACTCGCCAGCGTGATTACCCCGCGCGAAGCCATTGGCCGTGTGGCTGCCGAGCGTTTAATCGGCAGAATGGAAGGAAAGGTTTATCCGGATAAGGTATTGGATATGTCTTACGAGATTTTCTTGGGGCAGAGTGTGTGA
- a CDS encoding Ivy family c-type lysozyme inhibitor, whose translation MQGLRHFSICSALFALFFIPLNAEAQKISSKEALTCTDSSKCAYFFDVYAADKPLRQQLDKIFKTAGIKTPRWVGKGVSSPVTPLLIAKQPYLLSSVCEPHNCGHSVSMLYSPAQKRIVARYKTDDTSARWLGAPNSTEQQLISEYETADSPLQKMLDSQAKRPIVID comes from the coding sequence ATGCAAGGACTACGCCATTTTTCAATCTGCAGCGCATTATTTGCGCTGTTTTTTATTCCTTTAAACGCAGAAGCTCAAAAGATCAGTAGCAAAGAAGCGCTCACCTGCACAGACAGCAGCAAGTGTGCCTACTTCTTTGATGTTTATGCTGCAGATAAACCACTGCGCCAGCAGCTGGATAAAATATTTAAAACAGCAGGCATAAAAACGCCACGCTGGGTGGGCAAAGGGGTATCAAGCCCGGTTACCCCGCTGCTGATCGCAAAGCAGCCCTATTTGCTTAGCTCCGTATGCGAACCACACAACTGCGGCCACTCGGTCAGCATGCTTTATTCACCCGCTCAAAAACGAATAGTGGCCCGCTACAAAACGGATGACACCAGTGCACGCTGGCTGGGAGCCCCCAATAGCACAGAGCAGCAGCTGATCAGCGAATATGAAACCGCCGACAGCCCCTTACAAAAAATGCTGGACAGCCAAGCAAAGCGGCCGATTGTGATTGATTAA
- the rquA gene encoding rhodoquinone biosynthesis methyltransferase RquA gives MTKNHPKLPENPYYEGVPDYMTEVYDWAYVNPRRVNQLDHNLVVKVLLFGNDQRLMRAYLNEIQPGMKVWQVAHVYGDLVRKVAQKTGPDGCFHLTDITPAQIEHGQRKLAIYPWAKVIRSDAATYQCDKTFDLICSFFLLHEVPDDKKRVIVDHMLNKMPAGGKVLFVDYHKPSVWQPIRWILKWVNAKLEPFAEALWHHEISHFASHADQYIWQKRTIFGGVYQIVTVKRKDQADN, from the coding sequence ATGACAAAAAATCATCCCAAACTGCCTGAGAACCCTTATTACGAAGGCGTTCCTGATTACATGACCGAGGTGTACGACTGGGCTTATGTCAACCCACGCCGTGTGAATCAGCTGGACCATAATCTGGTGGTCAAAGTGCTGCTGTTTGGCAATGATCAGCGCCTGATGCGTGCTTATCTGAATGAGATTCAACCGGGCATGAAAGTCTGGCAAGTCGCCCATGTTTATGGTGATTTAGTGCGTAAAGTGGCGCAAAAAACAGGGCCGGATGGCTGCTTTCACCTCACCGACATCACTCCGGCACAAATCGAGCATGGCCAGCGTAAACTCGCCATCTACCCATGGGCCAAAGTCATCCGCTCAGATGCAGCGACTTATCAGTGCGATAAAACATTTGATCTGATTTGCAGCTTCTTTTTATTGCATGAAGTCCCCGACGATAAAAAGCGTGTCATCGTTGACCATATGCTGAACAAAATGCCCGCTGGCGGCAAAGTCTTGTTTGTGGATTACCATAAGCCATCCGTCTGGCAACCCATACGCTGGATCTTAAAATGGGTGAACGCTAAGTTAGAGCCTTTTGCAGAAGCACTCTGGCATCATGAAATCAGCCATTTCGCCAGCCATGCAGATCAATACATCTGGCAAAAACGCACGATATTTGGCGGGGTTTATCAAATTGTGACGGTTAAGCGTAAAGACCAAGCAGACAACTAA
- a CDS encoding PEP-CTERM sorting domain-containing protein, producing the protein MLRTKLFLASSIFALSTFANATVIDFNDLSHDEYYHAFNSINSNGYIINNDSLGDERLGVWGANSDFQADTGHAAVFVNYSGSKTSIELANKSLFNFNSIDLADVFNQGETGSITFSFFSKLGTSYETVVFDSAKGLQTAIFNKTDLTKVSWAGANSQFDNIVTTPVPEPETYALLGLGLVSVWVSRRRKQIR; encoded by the coding sequence ATGCTGCGAACCAAGCTGTTTCTTGCCAGCTCAATTTTTGCTTTAAGCACTTTTGCAAATGCTACCGTAATTGATTTCAATGATTTAAGCCATGATGAGTATTATCATGCTTTCAATTCGATTAATTCCAATGGCTATATTATTAATAACGACAGCCTAGGGGATGAGCGCTTAGGCGTTTGGGGAGCCAATTCTGATTTTCAGGCAGATACTGGCCATGCCGCGGTTTTTGTAAATTACAGCGGCAGCAAAACCAGTATTGAGCTGGCCAATAAATCTTTATTTAATTTTAATTCTATTGACCTAGCGGATGTTTTTAACCAGGGTGAAACAGGCTCAATTACATTCAGCTTTTTCAGCAAACTGGGCACAAGCTATGAAACAGTCGTTTTTGATTCTGCCAAAGGTTTGCAAACTGCCATTTTTAATAAAACAGATCTGACAAAAGTATCTTGGGCAGGTGCAAACAGCCAGTTTGATAATATTGTTACTACCCCAGTGCCAGAGCCAGAAACGTATGCGCTGCTTGGTCTTGGCCTCGTCAGCGTATGGGTTTCACGCCGCCGCAAGCAAATCAGATAA
- a CDS encoding calcium:proton antiporter, whose protein sequence is MKVTLPIWTIAAPIIAWVLYLIPVQGMGAVYLSLLTIGLFGGVLAAVHHAEVVAHRVGEPYGTLVLAVAVTIIEVALIVSLMMAGGPETTALARDTVFAAVMIILNGIIGICLLVGGARFKEQTFSLDGVSAALTTLAAIAVLTLILPNYTTSAPGPVYTSSQLIFIAVVTLTLYGTFVLVQTIRHRDYFLPSHGEAGDEEAHAAPPSLSTTAISSLLLLVCLAAVVLLAKALAPSIEQGVASMGAPKAVVGVIIAAVVLLPEGIAAVHAARANRLQTSLNLALGSALASIGLTIPTVAVLSLISGLTLTLGLDIKSTVLLVLSLFTTMLSLGTGKTTVLPGVVLLVIFAVYLFTTVIP, encoded by the coding sequence ATGAAAGTAACACTGCCTATCTGGACCATCGCCGCCCCCATCATTGCTTGGGTGCTATATCTGATCCCAGTGCAGGGCATGGGTGCTGTTTATCTTAGTTTATTAACTATTGGCTTATTTGGCGGTGTTTTAGCAGCGGTTCACCACGCTGAAGTTGTTGCCCACCGTGTTGGCGAGCCATATGGAACGCTGGTGCTGGCTGTAGCCGTCACCATTATTGAAGTTGCATTGATTGTTTCTCTGATGATGGCAGGCGGGCCAGAAACCACGGCACTGGCCAGAGATACCGTTTTCGCAGCGGTCATGATTATTCTGAACGGCATTATTGGTATCTGCCTGCTGGTTGGCGGTGCGCGCTTTAAAGAGCAAACCTTTAGCTTGGATGGTGTCAGCGCGGCACTCACTACGCTGGCCGCCATTGCAGTGCTTACGTTGATATTACCCAATTACACGACCAGCGCCCCAGGCCCTGTTTATACCTCCAGCCAGCTGATCTTTATTGCCGTGGTCACACTCACGCTCTATGGCACTTTTGTGCTGGTTCAAACCATCAGACACCGCGATTATTTTCTGCCCAGCCATGGCGAAGCAGGCGATGAAGAAGCGCATGCGGCCCCTCCATCGCTCAGCACCACCGCTATCAGCAGCCTGTTGCTGCTGGTATGCCTTGCCGCAGTCGTACTGCTTGCCAAGGCTCTGGCACCCAGTATCGAGCAGGGCGTAGCCAGCATGGGTGCGCCCAAAGCCGTGGTTGGCGTCATTATTGCGGCCGTTGTCCTGCTGCCTGAAGGCATTGCGGCCGTGCATGCCGCACGAGCAAATCGCCTGCAAACCAGCCTGAATCTGGCACTGGGCTCGGCGCTTGCCAGTATCGGCCTGACGATTCCAACGGTAGCCGTACTCTCGCTGATCAGCGGCTTAACGCTGACCTTGGGGCTGGATATCAAATCCACCGTATTACTGGTGCTGTCGCTCTTTACCACCATGCTGTCTTTAGGCACAGGTAAAACAACGGTCTTGCCGGGCGTGGTTCTGCTGGTGATTTTTGCCGTTTATTTATTTACCACCGTCATTCCATAA